In Citrus sinensis cultivar Valencia sweet orange chromosome 2, DVS_A1.0, whole genome shotgun sequence, a single genomic region encodes these proteins:
- the LOC107175192 gene encoding uncharacterized protein LOC107175192, translating to MSKGKEKVVEVGDDELGFLPSLPADFAFDPGIPLEPIRSSVGTSARRMSPQTTSSSDSSDEEGSSGSENTLSEGQGDDSGEASPSGASRPEERGTVGGRALSRDYAIDYMSCTTTFDELNDLRLRYSIPGEIPLKIPGKKDTPSRPPRGYVTLYLESFKYGLRCPLQPYFARILNGLNLAPGQLNPNGWRVLSVSWGVHFPLRPGQLKRVEAVLANSCSSRELLSTYNFLESRLILPGHKMEDAVIGALTRKRSRPPTTDRDQDKDAPAAKRKNIVQQVPPLQALPPASAKVGESSRAATDPASSSPPVVPRSRLPDSRPEHLVPYLNELSKLVSKKDLEGFDGCTLGELVGAMQYSAFHLGCMATYYKAKVGRYDRKMKEDIQSATTRADVAEKKAGELNVENLKLIEQESLAQAKAITLEEELTKVKEDLQGQRAMYEAQLESLRDSHRAHIENLEREMDDLAAGVAQHMDEEAAKEDAEGVEPIVIEEGDSPPRAVPADVGEASAPLDATGDTPPAPEEVQPTDAAGLTDPRPS from the exons ATGTCGAAGGGTAAGGAGAAGGTCGTTGAGGTTGGTGACGACGAACTAGGTTTTTTGCCTAGTCTGCCCGctgattttgcttttgatcCCGGGATCCCCTTAGAGCCCATTAGGTCTAGTGTTGGTACTAGCGCTAGGAGGATGTCTCCCCAAACAACCTCCTCGAGCGACAGTAGCGATGAAGAAGGATCTTCTGGATCGGAGAACACCTTGAGTGAGGGTCAAGGGGATGATTCTGGTGAGGCGTCCCCATCAGGAGCATCACGACCAGAAGAACGGGGTACAGTAGGAGGTAGAGCCTTGTCGCGTGATTATGCCATTGATTACATGTCGTGTACGACCACGTTTGACGAGCTCAATGACCTCCGACTTAGGTATAGTATTCCTGGTGAGATACCTCTTAAGATCCCAGGAAAGAAGGATACACCTAGCCGGCCTCCCAGGGGATACGTTACCCTGTATCTGGAGAGCTTTAAGTATGGGCTGAGGTGTCCCTTGCAGCCTTACTTTGCCCGGATACTTAACGGGCTAAATCTGGCTCCTGGTCAGCTGAACCCCAACGGGTGGAGAGTgctctctg TTTCCTGGGGTGTTCACTTCCCGCTCCGACCTGGTCAGCTTAAACGGGTCGAGGCTGTATTGGCCAATTCCTGCTCGAGCCGAGAACTGCTATCTACATACAACTTCCTCGAGTCTCGGTTGATACTTCCTGGCCATAAGATGGAGGACGCAGTGATTGGAGCTCTGACCAGGAAACGCTCTCGGCCTCCAACAACCGATAGGGACCAGGACAAAGATGCTCCCGCTGCGAAGCGAAAGAACATCGTGCAGCAGGTTCCTCCCTTGCAGGCTCTCCCTCCTGCCTCTGCTAAAGTCGGGGAATCCAGTAGAGCAGCCACTGATCCTGCTTCCTCTTCTCCACCTGTTGTGCCTCGGTCTCGCTTACCCGACAGCCGACCAGAACACTTGGTTCCCTATCTCAATGAGTTGTCTAAACTCGTGAGCAAGAAGGACCTGGAGGGCTTTGACGGTTGTACCCTGGGCGAGCTGGTGGGAGCCATGCAGTATAGTGCTTTCCATCTCGGCTGCATGGCCACCTACTATAAGGCCAAGGTTGGCCGTTACGacaggaagatgaaggaggacaTTCAATCGGCGACGACCAGAGCTGACGTTGCCGAGAAAAAAGCGGGGGAGCTAAACGTTGAGAACCTCAAGCTGATAGAGCAAGAGTCccttgctcaagcaaaagccattacCCTCGAGGAGGAGCTGACCAAGGTTAAGGAGGATCTCCAAGGGCAGAGGGCTATGTATgaggctcagctcgaatctctCCGCGATTCCCACCGAGCTCATATAgagaacttggagagggag atggatgaccttgcagctggtgtTGCTCAACATATGGACGAGGAGGCGGCCAAGGAAGATGCCGAAGGGGTAGAGCCGATCGTGATTGAGGAGGGAGactctcctcctcgtgcaGTCCCTGCTGATGTTGGCGAGGCGAGCGCCCCTCTGGATGCGACGGGTGATACTCCTCCTGCACCTGAGGAGGTCCAGCCAACCGACGCTGCTGGGCTTACTGATCCACGACCTTCCTGA